Proteins encoded within one genomic window of Thermococcus celer Vu 13 = JCM 8558:
- a CDS encoding DUF58 domain-containing protein yields MRKSLMGYALWALVLGTAFLSPGMIALAVVPLSLLALAVLVDPPGGVRVERRLSRREIRLGEEVEVRVEVTVKRGVGLVVVRDPLPKNVALTSGNNVGVFFKGLKPLKASYTYRIRPMLRGFYRLPRSEVTTRNPLGIRYLWGVYGEELRFRAVPRIVRAVPIAETRREARISVPETSFSIRGPISTDFREIRDYQTGDPMKLINWKATARIGRVLVNEFEREGKKTVLFVVDAREAMKIGIESESPYEHAMNLVASMAHRFLRKDYHMGLYLLGAKKFLPPATGPRQLHTMVRTMMDFERVQTEEESFADAIKRLKRILVQYTPLVIYVSNVLDRTAGETRRGLLTMMAIHRGKSRPVVVDVSVYPALDPKTGTLIEMEKRAITSELENTGAYIVRWLPGREDIGEVLSKLLGEIR; encoded by the coding sequence TTTCCCTGCTCGCCCTGGCCGTCCTCGTTGACCCGCCGGGCGGAGTCAGGGTGGAGAGAAGGCTCTCAAGGCGCGAGATACGGCTCGGCGAAGAGGTCGAGGTAAGGGTTGAGGTTACGGTAAAGAGGGGGGTTGGACTGGTCGTCGTCAGGGATCCGCTCCCGAAGAACGTCGCCCTCACCTCCGGAAACAACGTCGGGGTCTTCTTCAAGGGACTGAAGCCGCTGAAGGCCAGCTACACATACAGGATACGGCCGATGCTCAGGGGGTTCTACAGGCTGCCGAGGAGCGAGGTGACGACGAGGAACCCGTTGGGAATTCGATACCTCTGGGGGGTGTACGGCGAGGAACTCCGGTTCAGGGCCGTCCCCCGGATCGTCAGGGCCGTCCCGATAGCGGAGACGAGAAGGGAGGCCAGGATAAGCGTCCCGGAAACGAGCTTCTCTATAAGGGGCCCCATCTCCACGGACTTCAGGGAGATAAGGGACTACCAGACAGGCGACCCGATGAAGCTCATAAACTGGAAGGCCACCGCGAGAATCGGCCGGGTTCTCGTCAACGAGTTCGAGAGGGAAGGCAAAAAGACGGTTCTCTTCGTGGTCGATGCAAGGGAGGCGATGAAGATAGGGATCGAGAGTGAAAGCCCCTACGAGCACGCCATGAACCTGGTCGCGTCGATGGCACACCGCTTCCTGCGGAAGGACTACCACATGGGCCTCTACCTGCTCGGGGCGAAGAAGTTCCTGCCACCCGCCACGGGGCCGAGGCAGCTGCACACGATGGTTAGGACCATGATGGACTTCGAGAGGGTTCAAACGGAGGAGGAAAGCTTTGCCGACGCCATCAAGAGGCTGAAGAGGATACTCGTCCAGTACACGCCGCTCGTCATATACGTCTCCAACGTGCTCGACAGAACGGCCGGGGAGACGAGGAGGGGACTCCTCACGATGATGGCGATTCACCGGGGCAAGTCCAGACCGGTGGTGGTTGACGTCTCGGTGTATCCGGCCCTCGACCCCAAAACGGGCACGCTGATCGAGATGGAAAAGCGGGCGATAACCTCGGAGCTGGAAAACACCGGCGCCTACATCGTCCGCTGGCTTCCGGGGCGGGAGGATATCGGGGAGGTTCTGAGCAAGTTGCTGGGGGAGATAAGATGA
- a CDS encoding PH domain-containing protein gives MTMDELPKAANKVLEPDEKVLFSVKKKVSLEKPKWVLVTDRRIIYLDEKILGRYDIKAIPYHKLEEVRIELGVMSSEFLIKGEEGINLKLGWMNKEQARKTVNAIKDALNAIAIEPVTIEVNKGLTHETWILKKPKELVSRVVPGGSALREAPAAEKKEDPLEKLKKLKELYDMGVISPEEYEEKRKKLLEQI, from the coding sequence ATGACAATGGATGAGTTACCGAAGGCGGCGAATAAAGTTCTCGAACCCGACGAAAAGGTTCTCTTCTCCGTAAAGAAGAAGGTAAGCCTCGAAAAGCCGAAGTGGGTTCTCGTGACGGACAGGAGGATAATCTACCTCGACGAGAAGATCCTTGGCAGGTACGATATAAAGGCCATCCCCTACCATAAGCTCGAGGAGGTGAGGATTGAACTGGGCGTCATGTCCTCGGAATTCCTCATAAAGGGTGAGGAGGGCATAAACCTAAAGCTCGGCTGGATGAACAAGGAACAGGCGAGGAAGACGGTAAACGCCATAAAGGACGCCCTCAACGCGATAGCCATCGAACCGGTGACGATAGAGGTCAACAAGGGCCTCACCCACGAGACGTGGATCCTGAAGAAGCCGAAGGAACTCGTGAGCAGGGTCGTTCCGGGAGGAAGCGCCCTTAGGGAGGCTCCAGCGGCGGAGAAGAAGGAAGACCCGCTCGAAAAGCTCAAAAAGCTGAAGGAGCTCTACGACATGGGAGTGATAAGTCCGGAGGAGTACGAGGAAAAGAGAAAGAAGCTCCTGGAGCAGATTTAA
- a CDS encoding alpha-amylase family glycosyl hydrolase, translated as MRRALVVLAMLLLMAPPVASYSVPERGVVYQVMVDRFYDGNQSNNRPFYDPSRTNYRLYWGGDLEGLTEKLDYIKSLGVSMIWVSPLNDNVNGIVSGSAPYHGYWTRDYRRIDEHFGTWVDFKRLVEEARKRGICIVVDYVPNHSNPASDGEFGALYDNGTEVTDYFRDAKNASVNPITGIRENVYHHNGNIFVWSGIQLKYANLYGLADFNQLNPWVDSYLTEGARLFIDNGACGLRIDAVKHMELGWLESFYLRLYSGGPLFIYGEYYSPSVQKSDDLYEFYRYSNVSPLLNIPIRADIVRTFGFIGSLETLSRELEGYYSRFVYPNKQLNFLDSHDLIRFLNGARREDALERFHMALALTMTLPGIPVIYYGDESYLVSKDGAGDPYNRPMMVFNNTTKASYIIRTLAELRKTNDALAFGDFRTLHANYSVWAFERTFGTHKLLVVMNKGPSRSLVLDLDWPDGVYRDALGNATIKVQDGKTTVELPRNGFYVFHLEREQEKPLIGSLTPYAVKPGQRILIAGDGFGSSGKVIIGGVEAKVLSWNSTEILVEVPRVKTREAWLNVVVETNGKVSNAARLRYYSGNEIPALVAVNASLVNVSRVNLWIKGNISELAEPRPLLRSSTGYYFTVVPLPNGTAFSVELYEGPYWGELKPLGVKLYGKAAGVVVLSDEPPRVEGKPSSEIPTNGAPPGEGTTPYAVVGALLVILGLAVVWRKRA; from the coding sequence GTGAGGAGAGCCCTTGTAGTGCTTGCGATGCTCCTTCTCATGGCCCCTCCGGTGGCTTCTTACAGCGTTCCCGAGAGGGGCGTCGTCTACCAGGTCATGGTCGACCGGTTCTACGATGGAAATCAGAGCAACAACCGGCCCTTTTATGACCCATCGCGGACGAACTACCGCCTCTACTGGGGCGGCGATCTGGAGGGTCTAACGGAGAAGCTCGACTACATCAAGAGCCTCGGCGTCTCGATGATATGGGTCTCCCCGCTCAACGACAACGTAAACGGGATTGTCTCCGGAAGCGCCCCCTACCACGGCTACTGGACGAGGGACTACAGGCGCATAGACGAGCACTTCGGGACCTGGGTGGACTTCAAACGGCTCGTGGAGGAGGCGAGAAAGCGGGGAATCTGCATCGTCGTTGATTACGTTCCAAATCACTCGAACCCGGCATCGGACGGCGAGTTCGGGGCGCTCTACGACAACGGAACAGAGGTCACGGACTACTTCCGGGACGCAAAAAACGCCTCCGTGAACCCGATAACGGGCATCAGGGAGAACGTCTACCACCACAACGGCAACATCTTCGTCTGGTCGGGAATACAGCTGAAGTACGCCAACCTCTACGGCTTAGCCGACTTCAACCAGCTCAACCCGTGGGTCGATTCGTACCTCACGGAGGGGGCGAGGCTCTTCATCGATAACGGTGCCTGCGGCCTCAGGATCGACGCGGTCAAGCACATGGAACTTGGCTGGCTCGAGAGCTTCTACCTGCGCCTCTACTCCGGAGGGCCCCTCTTCATCTACGGCGAGTACTACTCCCCCTCCGTGCAGAAGAGCGACGACCTGTACGAGTTCTACCGCTACTCCAACGTCTCGCCGCTCCTTAACATACCCATAAGGGCCGACATCGTGAGAACCTTCGGCTTCATAGGGAGCCTCGAGACGCTATCGAGAGAGCTCGAGGGTTACTACTCCCGCTTCGTTTACCCGAACAAGCAGCTGAACTTCCTCGACAGCCACGATTTAATCCGCTTCCTGAACGGGGCGAGGAGGGAGGACGCTCTGGAGCGCTTCCACATGGCGCTGGCCCTGACCATGACCCTGCCGGGCATCCCGGTGATCTACTACGGCGACGAGAGCTACCTCGTGAGCAAGGACGGGGCCGGCGACCCCTACAACAGGCCCATGATGGTCTTCAACAACACCACTAAAGCGTCTTACATAATCAGAACCCTGGCGGAGCTGAGAAAGACCAACGACGCCTTGGCTTTCGGGGACTTCAGGACGCTCCACGCCAACTACTCGGTCTGGGCCTTCGAGAGAACCTTCGGAACTCACAAACTCCTCGTCGTCATGAACAAGGGCCCGTCAAGGAGTTTAGTCCTCGACCTCGACTGGCCTGATGGGGTCTATCGGGACGCCCTCGGCAACGCCACCATAAAGGTTCAGGATGGGAAAACGACGGTGGAACTGCCCAGGAACGGCTTCTACGTCTTCCACCTCGAGCGGGAACAGGAAAAGCCGTTGATCGGCTCGTTAACTCCCTACGCCGTCAAACCCGGCCAGAGGATTCTAATAGCCGGGGACGGGTTCGGCTCCTCCGGCAAGGTGATCATCGGCGGCGTCGAGGCCAAGGTTCTCTCCTGGAACTCCACCGAGATACTCGTTGAGGTTCCCAGGGTTAAGACCCGCGAAGCCTGGCTCAATGTCGTCGTCGAAACGAACGGGAAGGTCAGCAACGCCGCCAGACTTCGTTACTACTCCGGGAACGAGATCCCGGCGCTGGTGGCGGTAAACGCGAGCCTCGTGAACGTCTCCAGGGTGAACCTCTGGATAAAGGGGAACATCTCGGAGCTCGCCGAGCCGAGACCCCTCCTGAGGTCCTCGACGGGTTACTACTTCACGGTCGTCCCCCTTCCCAACGGAACGGCCTTTTCGGTTGAGCTCTACGAGGGACCGTACTGGGGTGAGCTCAAGCCCCTTGGCGTGAAGCTCTACGGGAAGGCCGCGGGGGTGGTGGTTCTAAGCGACGAACCACCCAGGGTTGAAGGCAAGCCTTCCTCCGAAATCCCAACGAACGGTGCTCCCCCCGGCGAGGGTACTACCCCCTACGCCGTTGTGGGCGCCCTGCTCGTTATTCTGGGCCTGGCGGTGGTCTGGAGAAAAAGGGCTTAA
- a CDS encoding DUF257 family protein, with protein sequence MRNGGIEGVLSGLKPGETVLVEHDSVSSPELFLYLLSRWCASAEKPLLIDDFSDTFPEYVARLELMGLDVGPLMEVPVIKIGGRRKFGNVAGRVDLDKYSLDFGYYNRIYQNVVPGELVCNPVLGMHKLFVVLERTALIRLVRNVSTFVGNRSRFALYFINRDVLERVTPELLPLLEEISSTVLMWEANGGEYRLRVVKAANDEILGSTVSLSFKDVAKK encoded by the coding sequence GTGAGAAACGGTGGAATCGAGGGCGTGCTCTCAGGACTCAAACCAGGCGAAACCGTACTCGTTGAGCACGATTCAGTTTCATCACCCGAGCTCTTCTTGTACCTGTTGAGCAGGTGGTGTGCCTCGGCGGAGAAGCCCCTTCTAATCGACGATTTCTCCGATACCTTCCCGGAGTACGTGGCCCGGCTTGAGCTCATGGGCTTGGACGTTGGGCCGCTCATGGAGGTTCCGGTCATAAAGATAGGCGGGAGGAGGAAATTCGGCAACGTCGCGGGCAGGGTCGACTTGGACAAGTACTCCCTCGATTTTGGGTACTATAACAGAATATACCAGAACGTCGTGCCCGGAGAGCTCGTGTGCAACCCGGTCCTCGGGATGCACAAGCTCTTCGTGGTCCTCGAGAGGACCGCGCTTATAAGGCTCGTCCGCAACGTCTCGACCTTTGTCGGGAACAGGAGTCGCTTTGCCCTCTACTTCATAAACAGGGACGTCCTGGAGAGGGTGACCCCTGAGCTCCTTCCTCTCCTTGAGGAAATCTCCAGCACCGTACTGATGTGGGAAGCGAATGGAGGCGAGTACCGGCTCCGGGTTGTGAAAGCGGCGAACGACGAAATACTGGGTTCGACCGTCTCTCTGAGCTTCAAGGACGTGGCCAAAAAGTGA